The following are encoded together in the Oncorhynchus masou masou isolate Uvic2021 chromosome 5, UVic_Omas_1.1, whole genome shotgun sequence genome:
- the LOC135532173 gene encoding sialoadhesin-like isoform X2 codes for MSLRTAGSVLVVFLWSVAGTVSAVEGHSYFHVTYTHQRICTLKGTSVDISCSYTYPSGHTVSETNWYTKGKLNKAPQILSPGYGGRVEYLGNMQSDSILRITDLREEDSAEYKIRFRTDQTTWEPTIPGTTLTVTGLQVKVTPATVTEGQKVTLTCSTTCTLSDNPTYIWYKNGHVTNQSTSLFLNPVSSEDAGRYSCSVEGHEDLPSDEETLTVT; via the exons atgtccttgagaacagcaggaagtgtgttggtggtctttctctggtctgtagcAGGTACCGTCTCAG CTGTTGAGGGTCACAGTTATTTCCACGTGACTTACACCCATCAGAGGATCTGTACCTTGAAGGGGACATCAGTGGACATATCCTGCTCTTATACTTATCCCAGTGGTCATACAGTGTCTGAAACAAACTGGTATACAAAAGGAAAACTTAATAAAGCGCCTCAAATCCTGAGCCCGGGGTATGGAGGTCGTGTGGAGTACCTTGGAAATATGCAGAGTGACTCCATCCTgagaatcacagacctgagagagGAGGACTCAGCTGAGTATAAGATTAGATTCAGAACAGATCAGACAACCTGGGAGCCCACCATCCCTGGAACAACTCTGACTGTCACAG GTctgcaggtgaaggtgactcCTGCCACTGTGACAGAGGGACAGAAGGtgacactgacctgtagcaccacctgtactctgagtgacaaccccacctacatctggtacaagaacggacatGTAACCAACCAATCTACCAGTCTGTTCCTAAACCCAGTCAGCAGTGAGGATGCAGGCAGATACTCCTGTTCTGTAGAAGGACATGAGGATCTCCCCTCTGATGAAGAGACTCTCACTGTCACAT AA